In Paroedura picta isolate Pp20150507F chromosome 12, Ppicta_v3.0, whole genome shotgun sequence, one DNA window encodes the following:
- the TM2D2 gene encoding TM2 domain-containing protein 2, which yields MAGRGPVCYVLLCGQAALLLGNLLLLQGVSRSHQHNATESPTPGQEQPAETPLIAAAASSPSSSSRTWLYLGPYAPLVLCDHLPEEFIECEDPMDHGGNTSARDEVGHGCLKFGGQAYSDVSHTQVPCKALDGIECAGSRTFQRGNKPCIKYTGHYFITTLLYSFFLGCFGVDRFCLGHTGTAVGKLLTLGGLGIWWFVDLILLITGGLMPSDGSNWCTIY from the exons ATGGCGGGCCGGGGGCCGGTTTGCTACGTGCTGCTGTGCGGCCAGGCGGCGCTGCTGCTGGGCAACTTGCTCTTGCTTCAGGGCGTCTCTCGGAGCCACCAACACAACGCGACGGAGAGTCCGACGCCCGGCCAGGAGCAGCCGGCGGAGACGCCACTTAtagccgccgccgcctcgtcgccctcttcctcctcccgcaCCTGGCTCTACCTGGGCCCCTACGCGCCCCTCGTCCTCTGCGACCACCT ACCTGAGGAGTTCATTGAATGTGAGGATCCCATGGATCATGGTGGAAACACAAGTGCACGAGATGAAGTGGGCCATGGGTGCCTTAAG TTTGGTGGACAAGCATACAGTGATGTAAGCCACACTCAGGTCCCCTGCAAAGCACTGGATGGCATCGAGTGTGCAGGCTCACGGACTTTTCAGCGAGGGAATAAACCATGCATAAA GTACACCGGACACTACTTTATAACCACTCTCCTCTACTCCTTTTTCTTGGGTTGCTTTGGAGTGGATCGTTTCTGCCTGGGGCACACCGGCACAGCAGTGGGGAAGCTTCTCACTCTTGGAGGACTGGGAATTTGGTGGTTTGTGGACTTAATTCTTCTAATCACTGGAGGACTGATGCCCAGTGATGGAAGCAATTGGTGTACAATTTATTGA